The following coding sequences lie in one Arabidopsis thaliana chromosome 3, partial sequence genomic window:
- a CDS encoding Reticulon family protein (Reticulon family protein; INVOLVED IN: biological_process unknown; LOCATED IN: endoplasmic reticulum, plasma membrane; CONTAINS InterPro DOMAIN/s: Reticulon (InterPro:IPR003388); BEST Arabidopsis thaliana protein match is: Reticulon family protein (TAIR:AT2G46170.1); Has 1228 Blast hits to 1226 proteins in 109 species: Archae - 0; Bacteria - 0; Metazoa - 693; Fungi - 4; Plants - 505; Viruses - 0; Other Eukaryotes - 26 (source: NCBI BLink).) has translation MAEELEKSMHKEESLMEKIADKIHDHDSSSSSDSEHEKPESPSALKAKIYRLFGREKPVHKVLGGGLPADVFLWRDKKLSASVLGVATAIWVLFELVEYHFLSLVCHILIFALAALFLLSNAHAFMNKTPPKIPEIHIKEEHFLMIVSALRNELNQAFVILRSIALGRDLKKFLMVVFGLWIISVVGNWFNFLTLVYICFVVLHTVPMLYEKHEDKVDPVAEKTLKELKKHYMVFDEKVLSKLPVASLKAKLG, from the exons ATGGCGGAAGAATTGGAGAAATCTATGCACAAGGAAGAATCTCTGATGGAGAAGATCGCTGATAAGATCCACGATCACGACTCTTCGTCGTCGTCTGATTCCGAGCACGAGAAACCAGAGTCTCCGTCAGCTTTGAAGGCCAAGATATATCGTTTGTTTGGTAGAGAGAAGCCTGTTCATAAGGTTCTCGGTGGTGGCTTAC CGGCTGATGTGTTCTTGTGGAGGGACAAAAAACTCTCAGCTTCTGTTCTTGGTGTAGCGACTGCGATATGGGTTCTGTTTGAATTGGTTGAGTATCATTTCTTGAGTCTTGTGTGTCACATTTTGATATTCGCTCTCGCAGCCCTGTTTTTATTGTCCAATGCTCATGCCTTTATGAACAA gaCTCCACCTAAAATTCCTGAAATCCATATTAAAGAGGAACATTTCCTTATGATTGTTTCTGCACTGAGAAACGAGCTGAACCAGGCCTTTGTTATTTTAAGGAGCATTGCCTTAGGAAGGGACTTGAAGAAATTTCTCATG GTGGTTTTTGGGCTGTGGATAATCTCGGTTGTGGGAAACTGGTTCAACTTCTTGACTCTTGTATACATCT gtttTGTGGTGTTACATACAGTACCAATGTTGTATGAGAAACATGAGGACAAGGTAGATCCAGTGGCAGAGAAGACGTTGAAGGAGCTGAAGAAACATTACATGGTGTTTGATGAGAAGGTTCTTTCTAAGCTTCCTGTTGCTTCCCTTAAGGCAAAGTTGGGTTAA
- a CDS encoding Reticulon family protein: MAEELEKSMHKEESLMEKIADKIHDHDSSSSSDSEHEKPESPSALKAKIYRLFGREKPVHKVLGGGLPADVFLWRDKKLSASVLGVATAIWVLFELVEYHFLSLVCHILIFALAALFLLSNAHAFMNKTPPKIPEIHIKEEHFLMIVSALRNELNQAFVILRSIALGRDLKKFLMVVFGLWIISVVGNWFNFLTLVYICKYSYR, encoded by the exons ATGGCGGAAGAATTGGAGAAATCTATGCACAAGGAAGAATCTCTGATGGAGAAGATCGCTGATAAGATCCACGATCACGACTCTTCGTCGTCGTCTGATTCCGAGCACGAGAAACCAGAGTCTCCGTCAGCTTTGAAGGCCAAGATATATCGTTTGTTTGGTAGAGAGAAGCCTGTTCATAAGGTTCTCGGTGGTGGCTTAC CGGCTGATGTGTTCTTGTGGAGGGACAAAAAACTCTCAGCTTCTGTTCTTGGTGTAGCGACTGCGATATGGGTTCTGTTTGAATTGGTTGAGTATCATTTCTTGAGTCTTGTGTGTCACATTTTGATATTCGCTCTCGCAGCCCTGTTTTTATTGTCCAATGCTCATGCCTTTATGAACAA gaCTCCACCTAAAATTCCTGAAATCCATATTAAAGAGGAACATTTCCTTATGATTGTTTCTGCACTGAGAAACGAGCTGAACCAGGCCTTTGTTATTTTAAGGAGCATTGCCTTAGGAAGGGACTTGAAGAAATTTCTCATG GTGGTTTTTGGGCTGTGGATAATCTCGGTTGTGGGAAACTGGTTCAACTTCTTGACTCTTGTATACATCTGTAAGTATTCCTACCGATAG
- the PANB2 gene encoding Phosphoenolpyruvate carboxylase family protein (PANB2; CONTAINS InterPro DOMAIN/s: Pyruvate/Phosphoenolpyruvate kinase, catalytic core (InterPro:IPR015813), Ketopantoate hydroxymethyltransferase (InterPro:IPR003700); BEST Arabidopsis thaliana protein match is: ketopantoate hydroxymethyltransferase 1 (TAIR:AT2G46110.1); Has 35333 Blast hits to 34131 proteins in 2444 species: Archae - 798; Bacteria - 22429; Metazoa - 974; Fungi - 991; Plants - 531; Viruses - 0; Other Eukaryotes - 9610 (source: NCBI BLink).), translating into MAASLVRSCCSRASRAITTVRFMSNVPEDTVYGGPKPQNSNQRVTLTQLRQKHRKGEPITMVTAYDYPSAVHIDTAGIDVCLVGDSAAMVVHGYDTTLPISLEEMLVHCRAVARGAKRPLLVGDLPFGTYESSTNQAVDTAVRVLKEGGMDAIKLEGGSPSRITAAKSIVEAGIAVMGHVGLTPQAISVLGGFRPQGKNIASAVKVVETAMALQEAGCFSVVLECVPPPVAAAATSALNIPTIGIGAGPFCSGQVLVYHDLLGMMQHPHHAKVTPKFCKQYAQVGEVINKALLEYKEEVSKHLFPGPSHSPYKISSSDLDGFLSELQKLGLDKAASDAAASAEKMDHSDSPSSQ; encoded by the exons ATGGCTGCTTCGCTCGTCAGGAGTTGTTGCTCTCGTGCTTCGAGAGCCATCACCACCGTCCGGTTTATGAGCAACGTACCGGAGGACACGGTTTACGGAGGACCGAAACCGCAGAACTCGAATCAGAGAGTGACTTTGACGCAATTGAGACAGAAGCATCGGAAAGGTGAGCCGATAACTATGGTCACCGCCTACGATTACCCTTCTGCCGTTCACATCGATACAGCTGGAATCGATGTTTGTCTCGTCGGAGATTCAGCTGCCATGGTTGTCCATGGCTATGACACCACTCTTCCTATCTCCTTAGAGGAGATGCTTGTTCACTGTCGCGCCGTTGCTCGCGGAGCCAAAAGACCACTTCTTGTCGGCGATTTGCCGTTTGGTACTTATGAATCTAGCACCAATCAG GCGGTTGATACTGCAGTTAGGGTGTTGAAAGAAGGAGGAATGGATGCTATTAAACTTGAAGGAGGATCACCTTCAAGGATCACTGCTGCAAAATCCATTGTGGAAGCAGGGATTGCCGTTATGGGACATGTTGGGTTGACTCCTCAAGCTATCAGTGTTCTTGGTGGTTTCAGGCCACAGGGCAAAAACATTGCTAGTGCTGTTAAG GTTGTGGAAACTGCTATGGCTTTGCAAGAAGCTGGATGTTTTTCGGTTGTTTTAGAATGTGTTCCACCTCCTGTGGCTGCTGCTGCAACCTCTGCTCTTAATATTCCAACCATTGGCATAGGAGCTGGCCCTTTCTGCAGTGGTCAG GTTTTAGTCTACCATGATCTTCTGGGAATGATGCAGCATCCACATCACGCTAAG GTTACTCCAAAGTTTTGCAAACAGTACGCTCAAGTAGGAGAAGTGATCAACAAAGCCCTCTTGGAGTATAAGGAAGAAGTATCCAAACACTTGTTTCCAGGTCCTTCTCACAGCCCTTACAAGATCTCCTCAAGCGACCTGGACGGATTCTTAAGCGAGTTACAGAAATTGGGATTAGATAAAGCTGCTTCTGATGCAGCAGCATCAGCTGAAAAGATGGATCATTCAGATTCACCATCTTCTCAGTGA
- a CDS encoding alpha/beta-Hydrolases superfamily protein (alpha/beta-Hydrolases superfamily protein; FUNCTIONS IN: peptidase activity, aminopeptidase activity; INVOLVED IN: proteolysis; LOCATED IN: vacuole; EXPRESSED IN: 22 plant structures; EXPRESSED DURING: 13 growth stages; CONTAINS InterPro DOMAIN/s: Peptidase S33, prolyl aminopeptidase (InterPro:IPR002410), Alpha/beta hydrolase fold-1 (InterPro:IPR000073); Has 1602 Blast hits to 1599 proteins in 535 species: Archae - 0; Bacteria - 1162; Metazoa - 5; Fungi - 126; Plants - 75; Viruses - 0; Other Eukaryotes - 234 (source: NCBI BLink).), whose translation MLATHALVTPIPKLTAFVLSLSTTPSRLSGSVPGLIDFYRRRRFCRVITSMAEAGSVYVDVAGESKSEHVTGKWFSVPELRLRDHRFIVPLDYSKSSPKITVFAREIVAVGKEEQAMPYLLYLQGGPGFEGPRPSEASGWIQRACEEFRVVLLDQRGTGLSTPLTCSSMLQFKSAKELADYLVHFRADNIVKDAEFIRVRLVPKADPWTILGQSFGGFCALTYLSFAPEGLKQVLITGGIPPIGKACTADDVYEAGFEQVARQNEKYYKRFPQDIEIVRELVNYLAESEGGGVPLPSGGILTPKGLQTLGLSGLGSSTGFERLHYMLERVWDPILVTGAPKCISQFFLNAFESWHSFDTNPLYALLHEAIYCEGASSGWSAHRLRDKYEYKFDAMKAVKESQPVLFTGEMIFPWMFDEIHALKPFKAAADLLAKKEDWPPLYDVPRLQNNKVPVAAAVYYEDMYVNFKLVTETASHISGIRLWVTNEFMHSGLRDAGRQIIDHLLGMINGKKPLF comes from the exons ATGTTGGCGACTCACGCGCTGGTGACTCCGATTCCAAAGTTGACTGCTTTCGTACTCTCTCTATCTACTACTCCATCAAGATTGTCTGGTTCTGTTCCGGGTTTGATTGATTTCTACCGTCGCCGGAGATTTTGTCGTGTAATCACCTCCATGGCTGAAGCGGGATCGGTTTACGTCGATGTAGCTGGGGAATCGAAGTCGGAGCATGTTACTGGGAAGTGGTTTTCGGTGCCGGAGCTCCGACTGCGTGACCACCGGTTCATAGTTCCTCTTGATTATTCCAAAAGTTCTCCCAAAATTACCGTCTTTGCTCGAGAGATCGTTGCGG tTGGGAAAGAGGAGCAAGCAATGCCGTATTTATTGTATTTGCAAGGTGGTCCAGGATTTGAAGGTCCAAGGCCTAGTGAAGCTAGTGGATGGATTCAAAGAGCTTGTGAAGAGTTTCGAGTGGTCTTACTCGATCAA CGAGGAACAGGCTTGTCCACTCCTTTAACATGTTCCTCTATGCTTCAATTCAAATCAGCAAAGGAATTAGCTGATTATTTGGTTCACTTTCGAGCTGATAATATAGTTAAAGATGCTGAGTTTATTAGAGTTCGTCTTGTTCCTAAGGCTGATCCTTGGACAATTTTGGGTCAG AGTTTCGGTGGCTTTTGTGCACTTACATATCTGAGTTTTGCACCCGAAGGACTCAAACAAGTGCTAATAACTGGAGGAATTCCACCAATTGGTAAAGCATGTACAGCAGATGATGTATATGAAGCCGGTTTTGAACAAGTTGCTCgccaaaatgaaaaatactaCAAGAGATTCCCTCAAGACATTGAGATTGTTCGTGAACTCGTAAATTACTTGGCTGAATCTGAAGGTGGCGGG GTACCTCTCCCATCAGGAGGCATTCTTACTCCTAAGGGTCTTCAAACTCTTGGTCTTTCTGGTTTAGGATCAAGTACTGGTTTTGAGCGCCTGCATTATAT GTTGGAGAGAGTATGGGATCCTATTTTAGTTACTGGAGCTCCAAAGTGTATTAGTCAGTTCTTCTTAAACGCT TTTGAGAGTTGGCATTCTTTTGATACAAATCCACTATATGCTCTTCTCCACGAGGCCATATACTGTGAG GGTGCTTCATCAGGATGGTCTGCTCATAGATTACGGGATAAATATGAGTACAAATTCGACGCAATGAAGGCAGTCAAAGAAAGTCAGCCTGTACTCTTCACAGGAGAG ATGATATTTCCATGGATGTTTGATGAAATTCATGCCTTGAAGCCATTTAAAGCTGCCGCCGATCTTTTGGCCAAGAAAGAGGATTGGCCTCCATTATATGATGTTCCTAGATTGCAGAATAACAAG GTGCCTGTTGCTGCAGCGGTTTACTACGAAGATATGTATGTAAACTTCAAGCTGGTGACGGAAACAGCTTCTCATATATCGGGTATCAGACTTTGGGTAACGAATGAGTTTATGCATTCGGGTCTTCGTGATGCTGGAAGACAAATTATTGATCATTTGTTGGGAATGATCAATGGGAAAAAGCCTCTCTTTTGA
- the GDAP1 gene encoding GRIP-related ARF-binding domain-containing protein 1: MWSSIENMKANLHKIVLDVHEDDEEEDDLHKYGSANGVSNSDRRNSSGFRSVSRYSISNGIESPAHHEIERYKAEIKKLQESESDIKALSVNYAALLREKEDQISRLNQENGSLKQNLTSTSAALKEARTDISRGSNNYAIKGNNDQSPNRLHKSVSHLKSPNHMSNGKGKDTDSFIKEKDLADMLEDRTKSMAAVQATELAKEREKLRDFQLSLQEERKRSESFKEELESMRLDKNKTSMEISKMRSELDAKLLEIKHLQMKLTGQESHAIGPGMEHLKEVNKALEKENNELKLKRSELEAALEESRKLTNSKVFPDATESLTRHPSTLDKEKPESFPGKEEMEQSLQRLEMDLKETQRERDKARQELKRLKQHLLEKETEESEKMDEDSRLIEELRQTNEYQRSQISHLEKSLKQAISNQEDNRLSNDNQIRKLKDTVDDLNQKLTNCLRTIESKNVELLNLQTALGQYYAEIEAKEHFERELAMAKDELMKLSARLKDSDERLESSNKEKEDVTSKLLHAEKVAAEWKNRVTKVEEDNAKVRRVLEQSMTRLNRMSMESDYLVDRRIVIKLLVTYFQKNHNKEVLDLMVRMLGFSEEDKERIGAAKQGGGKGVVRGVLGFPGRFVGGILGGKSAELHANAASDNQVKVLHNIIKYTDTQASFVFFCRLHRQVSH; the protein is encoded by the exons ATGTGGAGTTCAATTGAGAATATGAAGGCGAACTTGCACAAGATCGTTCTCGATGTGCatgaagacgacgaagaagaagacgatctCCACAAATATGGTTCCGCCAATGGCGTATCGAACTCTGATCGGAGGAATTCCAGTGGTTTTAGGTCCGTTTCGAGGTATTCGATCTCCAATGGAATTGAATCGCCTGCTCATCATGAG ATTGAGCGGTATAAGGCAGAGATTAAGAAGCTTCAGGAATCAGAATCAGATATCAAAGCCTTATCTGTAAATTATGCAGCTCTcttaagagagaaagag GATCAGATTTCCAGATTGAATCAGGAGAATGGCTCtttgaaacaaaatctgaCCTCAACTAGTGCCGCTCTTAAAGAGGCTAGAACCGACATTTCCAGGGGATCAAACAACTATGCTATCAAG GGAAACAATGATCAGTCACCCAATAGGCTACACAAATCTGTTTCGCATTTAAAAAGTCCAAACCATATGTCCAATGGAAAAGGGAAGGATACCGATTCGTTTATAAAGGAAAAG GACCTTGCAGATATGCTAGAAGATAGAACCAAATCAATGGCAGCTGTTCAAGCTACGGAGCTTGCCAAAGAGCGTGAAAAATTAAGAGATTTTCAGCTATCTCTACAGG AGGAGCGGAAAAGGAGTGAATCTTTCAAGGAAGAACTCGAGTCTATGAGGTTagataaaaacaaa ACCTCCATGGAGATTAGCAAAATGCGTAGTGAATTGGATGCAAAATTACTTGAAATCAAACACCTGCAGATGAAGTTGACTGGTCAGGAAAGCCATGCTATTGGACCTGGCATGGAACATCTGAAAGAAGTTAACAAAGCTCTGGAGAAGGAAAACAACGAGCTTAAG TTGAAACGAAGTGAGCTAGAAGCTGCTTTAGAAGAAAGCAGGAAGCTAACCAATAGCAAAGTCTTCCCGGACGCCACAGAGTCTCTGACTAGGCATCCTAGTACTTTGGACAAG GAGAAGCCTGAAAGCTTTcctggaaaagaagaaatggagcAATCCCTGCAGAGGTTGGAAATGGATTTGAAGGaaacacaaagagaaagagataaggCACGGCAAGAATTAAAACGACTCAAACAGCACTTGCTAGAAAAG GAAACAGAGGAGTCTGAGAAAATGGATGAAGATAGCCGACTGATTGAAGAACTCCGCCAGACTAATGAATATCAAAGGTCTCAGATATCACACTTGGAGAAAAGTCTTAAGCAGGCCATCTCGAATCAGGAGGATAACAGATTGAGCAATGACAACCAAATCCGAAAATTAAAGGACACAGTTGATGACCTAAatcaaaaacttacaaattgtTTGAGAACAATCGAGTCCAAGAATGTTGAACTTTTAAATCTTCAAACTGCTCTAGGCCAGTATTACGCTGAAATCGAAGCTAAG GAGCATTTTGAACGAGAGCTTGCGATGGCTAAAGACGAGTTGATGAAGCTTTCTGCTCGTTTGAAA GATTCTGATGAGCGGTTAGAGtcatcaaataaagaaaaggaagatgTCACATCCAAATTATTGCATGCGGAAAAAGTTGCAGCGGAatggaaaaacagagtaaccaaggttgaagaagacaatGCAAAAGTACGACGTGTTCTTGAGCAGAGCATGACAAGGCTCAATAGAATGTCAATGGAGTCTGATTATCTTGTTGATAG GCGAATCGTTATTAAATTGCTGGTTACATACTTCCAGAAGAATCATAACAAAGAG GTTTTGGACCTCATGGTTCGGATGCTAGGATTTTCAGAGGAAGATAAAGAGCGGATTGGAGCGGCAAAACAAGGAGGAGGTAAAGGAGTTGTTAGAGGCGTATTGGGCTTTCCGGGCCGCTTTGTCGGAGGAATTTTGGGTGGGAAATCTGCAGAGTTACATGCTAATGCAGCTTCTGATAACCAGGTAAAAGTCCTCCATAACATAATAAAGTACACTGATACACAggcaagttttgtttttttttgtcggctaCACAGGCAAGTTTCACACTAA
- the GDAP1 gene encoding GRIP-related ARF-binding domain-containing protein 1 (GRIP-related ARF-binding domain-containing protein 1 (GDAP1); BEST Arabidopsis thaliana protein match is: golgin candidate 4 (TAIR:AT2G46180.1); Has 126642 Blast hits to 68271 proteins in 2953 species: Archae - 1677; Bacteria - 19686; Metazoa - 56998; Fungi - 11244; Plants - 6158; Viruses - 661; Other Eukaryotes - 30218 (source: NCBI BLink).) — protein sequence MWSSIENMKANLHKIVLDVHEDDEEEDDLHKYGSANGVSNSDRRNSSGFRSVSRYSISNGIESPAHHEIERYKAEIKKLQESESDIKALSVNYAALLREKEDQISRLNQENGSLKQNLTSTSAALKEARTDISRGSNNYAIKGNNDQSPNRLHKSVSHLKSPNHMSNGKGKDTDSFIKEKDLADMLEDRTKSMAAVQATELAKEREKLRDFQLSLQEERKRSESFKEELESMRLDKNKTSMEISKMRSELDAKLLEIKHLQMKLTGQESHAIGPGMEHLKEVNKALEKENNELKLKRSELEAALEESRKLTNSKVFPDATESLTRHPSTLDKEKPESFPGKEEMEQSLQRLEMDLKETQRERDKARQELKRLKQHLLEKETEESEKMDEDSRLIEELRQTNEYQRSQISHLEKSLKQAISNQEDNRLSNDNQIRKLKDTVDDLNQKLTNCLRTIESKNVELLNLQTALGQYYAEIEAKEHFERELAMAKDELMKLSARLKDSDERLESSNKEKEDVTSKLLHAEKVAAEWKNRVTKVEEDNAKVRRVLEQSMTRLNRMSMESDYLVDRRIVIKLLVTYFQKNHNKEVLDLMVRMLGFSEEDKERIGAAKQGGGKGVVRGVLGFPGRFVGGILGGKSAELHANAASDNQSFADLWVDFLLKDAEERERREAEEAAASKAKQDSERTRQEAALHDSEFSTVPLRSSESNQRLSR from the exons ATGTGGAGTTCAATTGAGAATATGAAGGCGAACTTGCACAAGATCGTTCTCGATGTGCatgaagacgacgaagaagaagacgatctCCACAAATATGGTTCCGCCAATGGCGTATCGAACTCTGATCGGAGGAATTCCAGTGGTTTTAGGTCCGTTTCGAGGTATTCGATCTCCAATGGAATTGAATCGCCTGCTCATCATGAG ATTGAGCGGTATAAGGCAGAGATTAAGAAGCTTCAGGAATCAGAATCAGATATCAAAGCCTTATCTGTAAATTATGCAGCTCTcttaagagagaaagag GATCAGATTTCCAGATTGAATCAGGAGAATGGCTCtttgaaacaaaatctgaCCTCAACTAGTGCCGCTCTTAAAGAGGCTAGAACCGACATTTCCAGGGGATCAAACAACTATGCTATCAAG GGAAACAATGATCAGTCACCCAATAGGCTACACAAATCTGTTTCGCATTTAAAAAGTCCAAACCATATGTCCAATGGAAAAGGGAAGGATACCGATTCGTTTATAAAGGAAAAG GACCTTGCAGATATGCTAGAAGATAGAACCAAATCAATGGCAGCTGTTCAAGCTACGGAGCTTGCCAAAGAGCGTGAAAAATTAAGAGATTTTCAGCTATCTCTACAGG AGGAGCGGAAAAGGAGTGAATCTTTCAAGGAAGAACTCGAGTCTATGAGGTTagataaaaacaaa ACCTCCATGGAGATTAGCAAAATGCGTAGTGAATTGGATGCAAAATTACTTGAAATCAAACACCTGCAGATGAAGTTGACTGGTCAGGAAAGCCATGCTATTGGACCTGGCATGGAACATCTGAAAGAAGTTAACAAAGCTCTGGAGAAGGAAAACAACGAGCTTAAG TTGAAACGAAGTGAGCTAGAAGCTGCTTTAGAAGAAAGCAGGAAGCTAACCAATAGCAAAGTCTTCCCGGACGCCACAGAGTCTCTGACTAGGCATCCTAGTACTTTGGACAAG GAGAAGCCTGAAAGCTTTcctggaaaagaagaaatggagcAATCCCTGCAGAGGTTGGAAATGGATTTGAAGGaaacacaaagagaaagagataaggCACGGCAAGAATTAAAACGACTCAAACAGCACTTGCTAGAAAAG GAAACAGAGGAGTCTGAGAAAATGGATGAAGATAGCCGACTGATTGAAGAACTCCGCCAGACTAATGAATATCAAAGGTCTCAGATATCACACTTGGAGAAAAGTCTTAAGCAGGCCATCTCGAATCAGGAGGATAACAGATTGAGCAATGACAACCAAATCCGAAAATTAAAGGACACAGTTGATGACCTAAatcaaaaacttacaaattgtTTGAGAACAATCGAGTCCAAGAATGTTGAACTTTTAAATCTTCAAACTGCTCTAGGCCAGTATTACGCTGAAATCGAAGCTAAG GAGCATTTTGAACGAGAGCTTGCGATGGCTAAAGACGAGTTGATGAAGCTTTCTGCTCGTTTGAAA GATTCTGATGAGCGGTTAGAGtcatcaaataaagaaaaggaagatgTCACATCCAAATTATTGCATGCGGAAAAAGTTGCAGCGGAatggaaaaacagagtaaccaaggttgaagaagacaatGCAAAAGTACGACGTGTTCTTGAGCAGAGCATGACAAGGCTCAATAGAATGTCAATGGAGTCTGATTATCTTGTTGATAG GCGAATCGTTATTAAATTGCTGGTTACATACTTCCAGAAGAATCATAACAAAGAG GTTTTGGACCTCATGGTTCGGATGCTAGGATTTTCAGAGGAAGATAAAGAGCGGATTGGAGCGGCAAAACAAGGAGGAGGTAAAGGAGTTGTTAGAGGCGTATTGGGCTTTCCGGGCCGCTTTGTCGGAGGAATTTTGGGTGGGAAATCTGCAGAGTTACATGCTAATGCAGCTTCTGATAACCAG TCTTTTGCGGATCTATGGGTCGATTTCTTACTCAAAGACGCGGAAGagcgagagagaagagaagcagaagaagcagCAGCGAGTAAAGCCAAGCAAGATTCGGAGAGGACGAGACAAGAGGCGGCTTTGCATGATTCAGAGTTCTCTACTGTGCCTCTCAGATCATCTGAGAGTAATCAACGACTCTCGAGATAA
- a CDS encoding RING/U-box superfamily protein (RING/U-box superfamily protein; FUNCTIONS IN: zinc ion binding; EXPRESSED IN: 20 plant structures; EXPRESSED DURING: 13 growth stages; CONTAINS InterPro DOMAIN/s: Zinc finger, RING-type (InterPro:IPR001841), Zinc finger, C3HC4 RING-type (InterPro:IPR018957); BEST Arabidopsis thaliana protein match is: RING/U-box superfamily protein (TAIR:AT2G46160.1); Has 8101 Blast hits to 8077 proteins in 273 species: Archae - 0; Bacteria - 0; Metazoa - 1969; Fungi - 558; Plants - 4626; Viruses - 27; Other Eukaryotes - 921 (source: NCBI BLink).), protein MSTATLVVFPPPPPVPIPTYITSLGLGYSIAIALGFLVLISTIILSSYICCRASRLRFSASAANANANASFSDRGVIVPRIIFVAEDDDLESGNVVVGGLDHSVINSYPKFHFTKDITAVVNGDGFHDGEGRETTCSICLCEYMEEEMLRMMPECKHYFHVYCLDAWLKLNGSCPVCRNSPLPTPQSTPQSTPLSEVVPLSQYAADRRRSRR, encoded by the coding sequence ATGTCAACCGCCACCCTCGTCGTCTtccctcctccacctcctgTCCCTATCCCTACCTATATAACTAGCCTCGGCCTTGGCTACTCCATAGCCATAGCTCTAGGTTTCCTCGTTCTTATCTCCACaatcattctctcttcttacATCTGTTGCCGCGCCTCACGCCTCCGCTTCTCTGCCTCCGccgcaaacgcaaacgcaaacgcaTCGTTTAGCGACCGTGGCGTTATCGTCCCAAGAATCATATTCGTAGCTGAAGACGACGATCTTGAGTCTGGAAACGTCGTCGTTGGAGGTCTTGATCATTCAGTCATCAACTCTTACCCTAAATTCCATTTCACTAAAGATATCACCGCCGTAGTAAACGGTGATGGGTTTCACGacggagaaggaagagagacgACGTGTTCGATCTGTTTATGTGAGTacatggaagaagagatgttAAGGATGATGCCTGAGTGTAAACACTACTTCCATGTTTATTGTCTTGACGCTTGGCTTAAGCTCAATGGTTCTTGTCCCGTTTGTCGGAATTCTCCACTTCCGACGCCGCAATCTACGCCGCAGTCAACTCCTTTGTCGGAAGTTGTGCCGTTGTCTCAATACGCCGCCGATCGGAGGAGATCCAGAAgataa